TattcacaaacataaataaagcttttttttatataaagaaaaaaaaaaggcaacagaAATTGGCCTGAATTATCCAGATTGCACTCACTCACtccttttacatttaaataaataatccagcagctaaaaaagtaaaaacaatcaTGCTAGAGTAAACGATAAATTTAAACAGTGCAGTACTTCTGATTTCAAATGAACATAACATGCATTGTGacacaaacattcacagagGAAGAGGTATAAAGTCAtccagtgaaaaaaaaacctcatgaTATAAACCTCCTCAGACTCTATTTAGGGTCAGTTTGAGGGGACAGTGTTGATCTAAGTGCATGCCCATAGCTACCATTTGGAGTACAGCAGTAACCTGACACAGGCAAAGCTTATGGTAGGGAATGAAGTTCAGGTATTTTATATTAGTGCGGTGTTGCTTCATTCATGACATCATAGTCTTCACCTTTTCTTGCATAATCCTCTTCATCAATTATACATTAATTAATCCAAGCCCttataaattacataattaatCCCTGAAAGGCTAGCATTGAAGATAACGTCCCACCTTCGGTCAAGTCTTAGTCACCTCTTCTGGCTGGTATCCCCAGCTCCCTCTGTTACACAGACACGTGAAGACAGTCTAACGTCCCTTCAGAAATCCATCCAGCATGTAGTCTCCCTTCTCTGTCAGCCAATATCCAGCCATAGCAGCCACTCCTCCAATAAAAATGGCTGTGAACACCATGTCTCCCTTGGCTGCAAGTGTGGCGAGGGCACAGATTATGACGCCGAAGAACATCTGCTGCAGCACAAGAACCTCATCATCCGTCATGTCGTCAAACAGACCTTTCTCTGGGCCAGCTGAGGAGGCAAGACGAAAGCAAACTCAGATTTCAGAGTCCAAACTTCACCGAGATCTCCTTATGGATTGCTTTCCAACAATGAGGTCAACATTTGCATTACTGATGCCGTTTTTACGCACAATTTTCTTCCCAGTATTTCTTGCACATAAACTTTAGATTTATATCCTACATGTGTCTTCAAATGTATAGACACAGTGCCTTCTTTCCCTAAGAACTACAAACATCAATGTGTTTTAATTGTCTCTCTCCATACGGCTCTGTTACCACCCTAGGTGCCAtgttacaaacttttttttatgagacttaaaaatatgtaaatggaaaaatacTTAATGTACAAATCAGCTGTATTTAAATACAGCAGAAGGCATTAAACACTGGCAGCATTGATTCTAATCCAAACTATTCAGAGAAAATACAGAGACGGGAGACTAGTTTTGGTTCATACTGCTTTGCCTAAAACCTGATACTCACCAGGTGGCTTATTCTCCACACAAATGCTGTCTCTTCTGATGAATCCCTCAGCGCAGTCGCAGTGGAAGGAGCCCTCCTCGTTGATGCAGGCCTCGTTCAGTCCGGGGCAGGCTATTGCGCGTTCGCTACATTCATCTACATCTGAGAGGGAACGCACAGTAAAATGGCTGAACCTCCACCAGGATAACCTTATGTGTTAAAAATTACACCGATAATTAATGACAGTTTAAATACCAAGACACTTGGCTCCTTTCAGTCTGTAGCCACGCGCACATTTCTTACAGCGAGCAGGACCGCTGCCCATGCAGCCCACACATGCCTGGTCACAGCCTGGAAGGTGAAACGGTCAGCATCATTACTGTCAATGTGATGCTCTGCCAGCTAGCAGAAGAGCAACTGCCTACTGTGGTCAAGTTTGTAGTTTCCACAACCATCACAGTTCATGATTCTTAAGTTTTCTTAATACAAACAGCATTTCCTAACCAATTATAGGATCCAGTTAATTACTTCATATTGGTAATTGATGCTCTTACTCTGACttaattttcaaaaacctcACAGAGACTGAAAATATCTGACTGCTATTTTCTCAACAATAACCCTCACACCGACCCGTGTTGCTTTCAAACCATTCGGTCTCTTGTCAGGGTGCATGCTGGCCAATTGAAACAACCAGCATGATTTTGTTTGCTAGAGATCAATAAATATTGAAGGAGCCATACCTCTGCATTCATAGGATCCctctatgttgtgacagtaagTGTTGGAAGGACATCGAGCCAGCTCTGTGCCGCACTCATCAATGTCTACAAGAGACATGGTAAAAGTCACGGGAAGTGTATTCATCCAAAtttgctaaagaaaaaacaaccaaattcaCACTCACCCACACACTTGTTGTCATGAAGGATCCACCCAGGTTTGCAGGCGAGGCACTTGTAGTCCTGTGGCCCTGAGCATTTCTTACAGGAGTGGAAGCACGCTAAACGTGGACGAGAACCGTTAACATCAAACCGATATCCGCTCCGGTTGAACATGACGCCgatttgaaaatgtgtaaaCAGCAGTTTGGAAATGGCTCACCTGCACAAGCCCCTGCGCTGTCATTGGAGCTCTTCTCCCGGAAGTAACCATCAGCACAGCTCTGGCACAGCTGGCCCGAGTAACCCGGGTCGCAGACACACTCCCCATCTCCCAGACGAGTGCCCTCACCCTCACATCGGCCCAGACCTCCACACACACCCCCAGGTCCGGATGGGCACTCTTCAAATTAGCACGATTACAATGATCAGCTCTTTGCTTAAATACTGCAGCAATGAAGGAAGTAAGCAAGGATGtagaatctgttttttttattgtactaaCATAAAGTAACCTGCTTGTGCACACCTTTGCAGTCAGGCCCAAAGTGTCCAGGTGGGCAGCACAGTGTTAGCTGCTCAATGCAGAGCCACTCAAACAGATCTGGTGCCTCCTGCtgcctggaaaacaaacaaaatgttcaaacaagCTCATGATAACACAGCATGATTACACAGAAGAAGccataaatgtttt
The genomic region above belongs to Xiphophorus maculatus strain JP 163 A chromosome 1, X_maculatus-5.0-male, whole genome shotgun sequence and contains:
- the creld1 gene encoding cysteine-rich with EGF-like domain protein 1, which translates into the protein MRGVWPLLPALVLLSELSVEKVQTAPCQTCRKLTESFIKGLEKTANKNFGGGNTAWEEEKLAKYARSETRLLEIVEAACEKTDFECNRLLEQIEDQVETWWFHRQQEAPDLFEWLCIEQLTLCCPPGHFGPDCKECPSGPGGVCGGLGRCEGEGTRLGDGECVCDPGYSGQLCQSCADGYFREKSSNDSAGACAACFHSCKKCSGPQDYKCLACKPGWILHDNKCVDIDECGTELARCPSNTYCHNIEGSYECRGCDQACVGCMGSGPARCKKCARGYRLKGAKCLDVDECSERAIACPGLNEACINEEGSFHCDCAEGFIRRDSICVENKPPAGPEKGLFDDMTDDEVLVLQQMFFGVIICALATLAAKGDMVFTAIFIGGVAAMAGYWLTEKGDYMLDGFLKGR